One part of the Bacteroidia bacterium genome encodes these proteins:
- a CDS encoding mechanosensitive ion channel family protein: MNKVLSLIFLLLAVYSVRLEAQSPADSLGDQSLYNLSSPYQSISRHLYYLQDDSYDPEKAAATIGGDLSLEERIKSAIQLLEIYNAKGDYINMDLVPDDAAFVDTLKNLPRYYILPNKYPQIYLEKYQGEWLYSVNTIRNLPAIYQSTIPPAAQKFKSLVPEIGEKRFLGLKIWKWIGILIIAGISVLLYMLMDRGFNWAIRKIIPRIFSSEILNMDRVPPAAHVFGYLLISILLRNFFMPMLILPIGLSRPFYIILSVLISVFGILFLFKIIDILADIFDSLADRTSTTLDNQLVPLISRIAKMLVAVFGIIFILDNLEVNVTALLAGVSIGGLALALAAQDTVRNFIGSITIFIDRPFTIGDFIEVGGVSGTVKEVGVRSSRIMASDGALISMPNGDLANKIILNHSLREYRRYSTTITVSYSTLPSTLAEFVDGVREIVIKHPKVREDSVGVQFHEMSASSLDIFYAAIFEETNYTAWLAARQEIFLDIMKLAEEMKVGFAFPSTSVYVESLPEQNQ; this comes from the coding sequence ATGAACAAAGTTTTAAGCCTCATCTTTTTATTGCTGGCAGTTTATTCAGTTCGACTGGAAGCACAATCTCCTGCAGATAGTTTGGGAGACCAGTCGCTGTACAATCTTAGTAGTCCCTATCAAAGCATCAGCCGACACCTCTATTATCTTCAGGATGATAGTTATGATCCAGAGAAAGCGGCAGCGACTATAGGGGGAGATTTGAGTCTGGAGGAAAGGATTAAATCGGCGATCCAGCTTTTGGAGATCTACAATGCAAAAGGAGATTATATCAACATGGATCTGGTGCCCGATGATGCCGCCTTTGTTGATACCCTCAAGAATTTACCACGCTATTACATTCTACCCAATAAATATCCACAGATCTATTTGGAAAAATACCAGGGAGAATGGTTGTATTCTGTAAATACCATTAGGAACCTTCCTGCTATATATCAGTCTACCATACCCCCTGCCGCTCAAAAGTTTAAATCTCTGGTTCCTGAAATTGGGGAGAAAAGATTTTTGGGATTAAAAATCTGGAAGTGGATCGGAATCCTCATTATTGCGGGCATTTCTGTTCTATTATATATGCTCATGGACAGAGGCTTTAATTGGGCGATTCGAAAAATTATTCCCCGGATTTTCAGCTCAGAAATTTTAAATATGGATCGAGTTCCACCCGCTGCTCATGTATTTGGCTATTTACTGATCAGTATTCTCCTTCGCAATTTCTTCATGCCTATGCTGATCCTGCCCATCGGCCTGAGTAGACCCTTCTACATCATCCTGAGTGTGCTAATCTCGGTTTTTGGGATCTTATTTTTATTCAAGATCATTGACATCCTGGCGGATATATTTGATAGCCTGGCAGATCGCACCTCAACTACTCTGGACAATCAATTGGTGCCGCTGATTTCTCGGATTGCAAAGATGCTGGTAGCTGTATTCGGAATCATTTTTATCCTCGATAATCTTGAGGTGAATGTTACGGCCTTGCTGGCTGGGGTTTCTATAGGGGGACTTGCCCTGGCACTTGCGGCTCAGGATACAGTGAGGAACTTCATAGGATCAATCACGATCTTCATTGATCGACCTTTTACTATAGGTGATTTTATTGAAGTAGGAGGCGTAAGTGGAACTGTCAAAGAAGTAGGGGTTCGTTCGAGTCGTATTATGGCTTCTGATGGGGCACTTATTAGTATGCCAAATGGGGATTTGGCTAATAAAATCATTCTAAACCATAGTTTGCGAGAATATCGACGTTATTCAACCACCATAACTGTTTCCTATTCGACTCTTCCGAGTACCCTGGCAGAATTTGTAGATGGAGTGCGGGAGATCGTAATCAAACATCCCAAGGTACGGGAAGATTCTGTGGGTGTTCAATTTCATGAAATGTCAGCGTCTTCTTTGGATATCTTTTATGCGGCCATATTTGAGGAAACAAACTATACTGCCTGGTTAGCTGCCAGACAGGAAATATTCCTTGATATTATGAAGTTGGCAGAGGAAATGAAGGTAGGATTTGCCTTCCCAAGTACCTCTGTTTATGTAGAAAGTTTACCCGAGCAGAATCAATAG
- a CDS encoding response regulator, whose protein sequence is MSTIPKILLVEDDELDAEMTQKTLKEIPLLNEIIWLENGEEFIDYLDENGSGNICLVILDLKMPVMSGLEALEEIRGKDKAYGNFPIVILTSSQENPEINRCYELGVNAFVTKPVQQEEFSKAVKILGLFWGLFNILPKT, encoded by the coding sequence TGGTAGAAGATGATGAATTGGATGCAGAAATGACCCAGAAAACCCTGAAAGAAATTCCTCTTTTAAATGAAATCATCTGGCTGGAAAATGGAGAAGAATTTATCGATTACCTGGATGAAAACGGTTCCGGAAATATATGCCTGGTTATTCTCGATCTCAAAATGCCCGTAATGTCTGGTTTGGAGGCATTGGAAGAGATTAGAGGAAAGGATAAAGCCTATGGTAACTTCCCGATTGTCATCCTGACCTCCTCTCAGGAAAATCCTGAAATTAACCGATGCTATGAATTGGGGGTAAATGCTTTTGTTACCAAACCTGTACAACAGGAAGAATTCTCCAAGGCTGTTAAGATTCTTGGACTATTCTGGGGCCTTTTCAATATTCTTCCTAAAACTTAA
- a CDS encoding response regulator, whose amino-acid sequence MSFQKPECSPSCFVLIDDNLGDLHLMEVALKQLFKDSKVLAFESGEAFHEYWESANTGSPPIKSFFIDYNMSGMSGKDVLNYLKSQTEILCPIYIFSGALLASMKEDMLALGATDFLEKPLDFDSLVSLLADLFDPKISIA is encoded by the coding sequence ATGAGTTTTCAGAAGCCAGAATGCTCCCCATCTTGCTTTGTTCTCATTGACGATAACCTGGGAGACTTACATTTAATGGAAGTGGCGCTAAAGCAGCTATTTAAGGATTCAAAGGTTCTTGCCTTTGAGTCTGGAGAAGCTTTTCACGAATACTGGGAATCTGCTAACACAGGATCTCCACCTATAAAGAGCTTTTTTATAGACTACAATATGTCTGGGATGTCAGGCAAAGATGTATTGAACTACCTGAAATCCCAAACAGAAATCCTTTGCCCTATATACATTTTCTCTGGAGCCCTTTTAGCATCCATGAAAGAAGATATGCTGGCTTTGGGAGCTACAGATTTTTTAGAGAAACCGCTTGATTTCGATTCACTTGTCTCACTGTTAGCAGATTTGTTTGACCCCAAGATTTCAATAGCCTAA
- a CDS encoding endonuclease, with protein sequence MRNSVLLLFSLLCCILSAQGQTLSSNLSQLDFGQKNELSFDSLEVVVRNPLNRTVQIIDILFFDTYGSPAFSTPTKSYSIAEGDSQKIKVYFQVRHNVAHNSEMLILTDSDRGSLSIDLTGQGIYSKNYYSSTRNKEEEALKSALKSRLAQGYIQLSYNQARDNMYMVIDNWKENGRGSAENKTVGAYTGRVASPYSNRSQAQVNFQFDTEHIFPQGRFSQNLPMRSDIFHLTTTWSSANSTRGNLNFGNVTSADWQNGGSKRGNGVFEPRDEQKGRNARAMFYFVVRYQNYQSHMTTSEENVLRQWHKDFPPDDIDRKRNEDIFGVQGNRNPFIDYPQLLERISSIRSNSTAPNELSIFLSENLIDYDTVFAQNNEVYQYVIVNDGNQDLQLSNLSLADSYLEFLDNSGANLSLAPGESHSLKIRLRAPANSNLQSSLNFETNVSGQEQISIPINAISVGANSIQEEFEANYKLEVYPNPASKQLTINFKEGQEEIIYVGLYSLKGKEVKAERSLRIGMQSILSLEGLPAGYYLLRFKTDSHTGVRKIQIF encoded by the coding sequence ATGAGAAATAGCGTGTTGCTCCTTTTTTCCCTGCTTTGTTGCATACTTTCTGCTCAGGGACAAACCCTAAGTAGTAATCTTTCCCAATTAGACTTTGGACAAAAAAACGAACTGAGTTTTGATAGCCTGGAAGTTGTCGTCCGAAATCCCCTCAATCGAACGGTCCAGATTATAGATATTCTGTTTTTTGATACCTATGGGAGTCCCGCCTTTTCTACGCCAACAAAATCATACAGCATAGCAGAAGGAGATAGCCAGAAAATCAAGGTTTATTTCCAGGTACGCCATAATGTTGCCCATAATTCTGAGATGTTGATTTTGACAGATTCGGATCGCGGCAGTCTCAGCATTGATTTGACTGGGCAGGGGATTTACTCTAAAAACTATTACTCAAGTACAAGGAATAAAGAGGAAGAAGCCTTGAAGTCTGCCTTGAAAAGCCGATTAGCTCAGGGCTATATCCAACTTTCTTATAACCAGGCCAGAGATAATATGTATATGGTGATAGATAACTGGAAGGAAAATGGTAGGGGTTCTGCGGAAAACAAAACCGTAGGAGCTTATACCGGAAGAGTCGCTAGTCCCTATAGCAATCGCTCACAAGCACAGGTCAATTTTCAGTTTGACACAGAACATATATTTCCGCAGGGACGCTTTAGCCAGAATCTCCCAATGCGATCCGATATTTTTCATCTGACTACCACCTGGTCCAGTGCAAACAGTACGCGCGGCAATCTCAACTTCGGAAATGTAACGAGTGCAGATTGGCAAAATGGAGGTTCAAAAAGAGGAAATGGAGTTTTTGAACCTCGGGACGAGCAGAAAGGGAGGAATGCAAGAGCTATGTTCTATTTTGTCGTCCGCTACCAGAACTATCAAAGCCATATGACAACCTCAGAAGAAAATGTACTGAGGCAATGGCACAAGGATTTCCCCCCGGATGATATCGACCGAAAAAGAAATGAGGACATCTTCGGAGTTCAAGGAAATCGTAATCCCTTTATCGACTATCCCCAACTTCTTGAAAGAATCAGCTCCATTCGCAGCAATTCAACGGCTCCCAATGAGCTAAGCATCTTTCTCTCTGAAAATCTCATTGATTATGATACTGTATTTGCCCAAAACAATGAGGTATATCAATATGTGATTGTAAATGACGGAAACCAGGACCTCCAGCTAAGTAATCTTAGTCTGGCAGATAGCTACCTGGAATTTCTAGACAATAGCGGAGCAAATCTAAGCCTTGCTCCGGGAGAATCGCATAGCTTGAAAATTCGACTCCGCGCTCCTGCGAATAGTAATTTACAATCCAGTCTGAATTTTGAGACCAATGTAAGCGGCCAGGAGCAAATCAGCATTCCTATAAACGCTATTAGTGTTGGGGCAAATAGTATACAAGAGGAGTTTGAAGCTAATTATAAACTTGAAGTTTATCCTAATCCTGCCTCAAAGCAGCTGACCATCAACTTTAAAGAAGGGCAGGAAGAAATTATATATGTAGGCCTGTACTCTCTAAAAGGAAAGGAAGTAAAAGCAGAAAGATCTCTCAGGATAGGTATGCAAAGCATTCTGTCTCTGGAAGGCTTGCCTGCAGGTTACTATCTGCTAAGGTTTAAAACAGATAGTCATACTGGAGTTAGAAAAATCCAGATCTTTTAG
- the mnmD gene encoding tRNA (5-methylaminomethyl-2-thiouridine)(34)-methyltransferase MnmD — protein sequence MEEKKEIRHVISKDGSSTLYAPRFDEHYHSIHGAIQESMHVFINAGLRALEKEELRLLEMGLGTGLNAVLTAIHMDDRKIQYTGIEAFPVAEDLLTQLNYPKELGGDAETIFKKLHAMPWNEKGELIPAFVLEKIQGKLEEFDPESSYDLVYFDAFAPSAQLELWSLDIFQKMFGLMNPGAVLVTYCAKGDVRRAMIAAGFRVEKIPGPPGKREMLRAWKD from the coding sequence ATGGAAGAAAAAAAAGAAATCAGGCATGTGATCAGTAAGGATGGTTCTTCTACCCTCTATGCCCCTCGTTTTGACGAGCACTATCACTCCATACATGGAGCGATTCAGGAATCCATGCATGTCTTTATCAATGCAGGCCTAAGAGCTCTGGAGAAAGAGGAGCTGCGCCTTCTGGAAATGGGTTTGGGAACCGGACTGAATGCAGTTCTTACAGCTATTCATATGGACGATCGAAAAATCCAGTATACAGGTATTGAGGCTTTTCCTGTGGCGGAGGACTTGCTGACACAGTTGAACTATCCCAAAGAGCTGGGAGGGGATGCCGAGACGATTTTCAAAAAGCTTCATGCCATGCCCTGGAATGAAAAAGGAGAACTGATTCCTGCTTTTGTGCTAGAAAAAATTCAGGGCAAACTGGAAGAATTTGACCCTGAGTCGTCCTACGATCTGGTTTACTTTGATGCTTTTGCTCCTTCTGCCCAATTGGAACTATGGAGCCTGGATATTTTTCAAAAGATGTTTGGACTCATGAATCCCGGAGCTGTCTTAGTTACCTATTGTGCCAAAGGAGATGTACGACGAGCCATGATTGCGGCGGGATTTCGGGTAGAGAAAATACCAGGACCTCCCGGGAAAAGGGAGATGTTGAGAGCCTGGAAGGATTGA
- a CDS encoding DUF1684 domain-containing protein: protein MEKLNSRKNSTRIFIVIGIIFIILILFNQFSNNLSNYETRILKQREAKNLNFKNNPRSPVPQEERANFSGLKYFPVDKSFAPEGKFSPAVFRDTLRLMTNTGEERLMINAGKVSFELQGKNYQLSAFEVLGVLENSLFIPFTDETSGEESYGAGRYMDLPHDQEPFLVDFNTAYSPDCAYNPTSSCPIPPRENHIDIPVFAGEKDYK from the coding sequence ATGGAAAAACTGAATAGTCGGAAAAACAGTACCCGCATATTTATCGTAATTGGCATAATTTTCATAATCCTGATCCTTTTCAATCAGTTTTCTAACAACCTTTCCAATTATGAAACCCGCATCTTAAAGCAAAGAGAAGCCAAAAATCTCAATTTTAAGAACAATCCCAGAAGCCCTGTGCCTCAGGAAGAAAGAGCTAATTTCTCCGGGCTGAAGTACTTTCCGGTGGATAAATCATTCGCTCCTGAAGGGAAATTCTCCCCTGCAGTTTTCAGAGATACCCTCCGCCTCATGACCAATACAGGCGAAGAACGTCTGATGATAAATGCCGGAAAAGTAAGTTTTGAATTGCAAGGAAAAAACTATCAACTCAGCGCTTTTGAAGTCCTGGGTGTACTTGAAAATTCGCTTTTCATCCCCTTTACCGATGAAACTTCCGGAGAAGAGAGTTATGGCGCTGGAAGGTATATGGACCTTCCTCATGACCAGGAACCCTTTCTGGTGGACTTTAATACAGCCTACAGTCCAGACTGTGCCTACAATCCTACTTCCTCATGCCCCATTCCCCCTCGGGAAAATCACATAGATATTCCGGTTTTTGCGGGTGAAAAGGACTATAAATAG